Proteins co-encoded in one Nicotiana sylvestris chromosome 7, ASM39365v2, whole genome shotgun sequence genomic window:
- the LOC138872871 gene encoding uncharacterized protein: protein MVRITKENEEIDRKREIKEIQQQAKEKIQQIEEVKNTKITELEKELEMLKQLYTNKLKEKEKRREEEQELRLTNEIEKFKLQLEEVQDNPPNVNINEINDQSDNDKDIGENYSETSETYTELIEKTEKIKTIPEINTRDMAEDKPSTSGVKNPRQLNPTYYRIPCFVCYHNSLIVKSCYYYVVF, encoded by the exons atggttagaataacaaaagaaaacgaagaaatagacaGAAAACGAGAAATTAAAGagatacaacagcaagctaaagaaaaaatacaacagatagaggaagtaaaaaacactaaaataacagaattagaaaaagaattagaaatgTTAAAACAGCTATATactaataaactaaaagaaaaagaaaaacgtaGAGAAGAAGAACAAGAGTTAAGActgacaaatgagatagaaaaatttaaattacaattagaagaagtacaggaTAATCCACCAAATGTAAacataaacgaaataaatgaccaaagtgataacgaCAAAGAtataggagaaaactattcagaaacaagtgaaacgtATAcggaacttatagaaaaaacagaaaagataaaaacaaTTCCAGAAATAAACACAAGAGATATGGCCGAGGATAAACCAAGCACATCAGGAGTAAAAAATCCAAGACaactaaacccaacctattacaga attccttgctttgtatgttaTCATAATTCCCTCATtgttaaatcctgttactactatgtggttttttag